The following coding sequences are from one Nicotiana tomentosiformis chromosome 3, ASM39032v3, whole genome shotgun sequence window:
- the LOC104092036 gene encoding pectinesterase inhibitor 4-like encodes MEAYSTWKSLMFRLLATVLYISLTHPAVTAAKDSKPAYTNFVKTKCKITTYPSLCQKTLIPYASSVKSNSTILCIKALNVAIKGARDASVIVSRQKEQKGITRYEAAAIKDCMEDVKDAVYELKLAVEAMGHLGGEDKEFQLANAKTYASAVITDADSCTDGFSGRKVNPDVKDIINRSMAAIIKLSSNALSLINHLYV; translated from the coding sequence ATGGAGGCGTACTCTACTTGGAAAAGCTTGATGTTTCGCCTTTTGGCAACTGTTCTATACATCTCTCTAACACATCCAGCAGTTACAGCAGCCAAAGACTCTAAGCCAGCCTACACAAACTTCGTCAAGACCAAATGCAAGATCACCACATACCCTTCACTTTGCCAGAAAACACTAATACCCTATGCCTCATCAGTGAAAAGCAACTCCACAATACTGTGCATAAAAGCGCTTAACGTAGCCATAAAAGGCGCACGCGACGCCTCTGTTATTGTCTCGAGACAGAAAGAACAGAAGGGAATAACCCGATATGAAGCCGCCGCTATTAAAGACTGCATGGAAGATGTGAAGGATGCTGTGTACGAACTCAAGCTGGCTGTTGAAGCAATGGGACATTTGGGTGGTGAAGATAAAGAATTTCAGTTGGCTAATGCCAAGACATATGCAAGTGCTGTAATAACAGACGCAGATTCATGCACTGATGGGTTTTCTGGACGGAAGGTAAATCCAGATGTGAAGGACATCATAAATAGAAGCATGGCAGCTATTATTAAACTGTCTAGCAATGCGTTGTCACTCATTAATCATCTTTATGTATAG
- the LOC104092020 gene encoding 21 kDa protein-like translates to MDSSALSLLHCPNCHSLASIRISFFYFILITSALICSATATRNLAKKSEINTSEFITNSCGTTLYTKLCIETLSPYSNSIQTNPKELANAALTVSLKGAKSTTNKISKMSKEQDLGPAETHALTDCVENMEDSVDELQKSLLEMKNLNGPDFEEKMGNVMTWVSAALTDEDTCMDGFDGNDNMNEKVKATIRNYIVNVAQLTSNALALTKNLSSS, encoded by the coding sequence ATGGATTCCTCTGCTCTTTCATTGCTACATTGTCCTAATTGCCATAGCCTTGCATCTATTCGCATTTCCTTTTTCTACTTCATTTTAATAACATCCGCTTTGATATGCTCAGCAACAGCAACAAGAAACCTCGCCAAGAAATCAGAAATCAATACATCTGAGTTCATTACGAACTCTTGTGGTACAACATTGTACACCAAATTGTGCATTGAAACACTCTCACCATACTCAAATTCCATCCAAACAAACCCTAAAGAATTGGCTAATGCAGCACTTACAGTGAGCCTAAAAGGGGCTAaatcaacaacaaataaaatttcaaaaatgtcCAAAGAGCAAGACTTGGGTCCAGCAGAAACACATGCCTTAACGGACTGTGTGGAAAACATGGAGGATTCTGTAGACGAACTTCAGAAATCTTTGTTAGAAATGAAGAATTTGAATGGTCctgattttgaagagaaaatgGGGAATGTAATGACTTGGGTAAGTGCTGCTTTGACAGATGAAGATACTTGTATGGATGGATTTGACGGCAATGATAACATGAATGAGAAAGTTAAGGCCACTATTAGGAATTACATTGTTAATGTTGCTCAGTTAACTAGTAATGCTTTAGCTCTTACCAAAAATCTTTCATCCTCTTAG